The following proteins come from a genomic window of Montipora foliosa isolate CH-2021 chromosome 2, ASM3666993v2, whole genome shotgun sequence:
- the LOC137993741 gene encoding SCAN domain-containing protein 3-like has translation METNANRPYAHRHSWISSIPLRTQIFRSMVVGDLGSRLEIFKMASNSSDESSSEECGVHAAGPPKKKKKSYKYKFKKDWVKKWPFISAVSQDVCSFRCNMCATNFSCAHQGERDVTRHISRESHKRNVASLSSQKKVTETFLSSSNPLVDKVSRAEVKVAAMLVQNNIPLSPADELTPLFQDIFPDSEIATKFSSRRTKTACVINGAIAPHFKENLVETMKEYPFSLSVDGSSDTGVEKMNPMTIRIFDINRGSVTAQFLDMCMSSSSTAQGIFTRMNEVLQNNGITWKTCVGLGVDNTSVNMGCRNSIKTRVQEKNEAIYIMGCPCHIVHNTARKAGDAFYKATGFNVDDMVVDLFYWFDKSTKRKASLQRYCDFCDTTYREIVKHVNTRWLSLERAVGRVLQQYSALKSYFQSEEDSNPRFQRLQKLFVDPMTEVYLFFYHAALQTFVHFNQFLQREDPIISLVAQQIQSFLLKLVGKFLSAVVIRAAKSDLPTIGYADASNQLSDGEIFIGMATRMCLNKLQKEVDVSQEQCNKFFKGVRAFYVKSVEY, from the coding sequence ATGGAGACGAACGCTAATCGTCCATATGCTCACCGTCACAGCTGGATCTCATCTATCCCATtacgtacccagatcttccggTCCATGgtcgtgggagatctgggttcAAGATTAGAAATCTTCAAAATGGCGTCAAACTCGTCAGATGAATCGAGCAGCGAAGAGTGTGGAGTTCATGCAGCTGGGCCacccaagaagaagaagaaaagctACAAATATAAGTTTAAAAAAGACTGGGTCAAGAAATGGCCTTTCATTTCTGCCGTTAGCCAGGATGTTTGCAGTTTCCGATGCAACATGTGTGCCACAAATTTCAGTTGTGCTCATCAGGGAGAGAGAGATGTCACGCGGCATATATCACGGGAAAGTCACAAGCGAAATGTGGCGTCCTTATCCTCCCAAAAGAAAGTGACAGAAACGTTTCTGTCATCAAGCAACCCATTAGTTGACAAGGTCTCTCGTGCAGAAGTGAAAGTTGCTGCGATGTTGGTGCAAAACAACATTCCTTTGTCGCCAGCGGATGAACTGACGCCACTGTTTCAAGATATATTTCCGGATAGTGAAATCGcaaccaaattttcttcaagacgcacaaaaacggcttgtgTAATAAACGGTGCGATTGCTCCACATTTCAAGGAGAATCttgttgaaacaatgaaagAATATCCTTTTTCATTGTCTGTAGATGGCTCATCTGATACAGGTGTAGAGAAAATGAACCCCATGACTATCAGAATTTTTGACATTAATCGTGGTTCTGTAACAGCACAGTTTTTAGATATGTGCATGTCATCGTCTTCAACAGCTCAGGGTATATTTACAAGGATGAATGAAGTCTTACAAAACAACGGAATTACATGGAAGACCTGTGTTGGTTTGGGTGTTGATAACACCTCAGTAAACATGGGATGCCGAAATTCCATCAAGACACGCGTCCaggaaaaaaatgaagcaaTCTATATAATGGGTTGTCCATGTCATATTGTGCACAACACTGCACGAAAAGCAGGGGATGCTTTCTACAAAGCAACAGGATTTAATGTTGATGACATGGTGGTAGATTTGTTCTACTGGTTTGACAAAAGCACTAAGAGAAAAGCCTCTCTGCAAAGGTATTGTGACTTCTGTGACACTACCTACCGTGAAATAGTGAAACATGTAAATACCAGGTGGCTTAGTCTAGAAAGAGCTGTAGGGCGTGTACTGCAGCAGTACTCCGCGTTGAAAAGCTACTTTCAGTCAGAAGAGGACTCTAATCCCCGATTTCAGCGGCTGCAGAAACTGTTTGTAGATCCCATGACTGAGGTATATCTTTTCTTCTATCATGCTGCACTCCAAACATTTGTCCACTTCAACCAGTTCTTGCAGAGAGAGGATCCAATCATCTCACTAGTAGCACAGCAGATTCAATCCTTCCTATTGAAACTTGTTGGCAAGTTCCTATCAGCTGTGGTTATTAGGGCGGCCAAGAGTGATTTACCAACAATTGGGTATGCAGATGCTAGCAACCAACTTTCTGATGGGGAGATTTTCATTGGTATGGCAACAAGAATGTGTCTTAACAAGCTGCAAAAAGAGGTTGACGTCAGTCAGGAACAATGTAACAAATTCTTTAAGGGAGTGAGAGCATTTTATGTGAAATCAGTAGAGTATTAA
- the LOC137991035 gene encoding uncharacterized protein: MAVSLFWLVLFLAVPFNSIGAPAKEKILTRTRAVLQKMDIASNGGRTRLEDLIFDTRRAYAKEFFGDPLEFRQVEIRGLERLGQDMTIKTFVKKAYKQLSIFYAVLQDILDHWPHGFERSGSKLLLQKISDIKKKIGELKDDARKPVLWFSARDSAAGSVFPSTNISQPIEVWNQSAYRQKKWILGVLGEVETSMRYLLTEITNFSRAKNRR, encoded by the exons ATGGCAG TATCATTGTTTTGGCTCGTTTTGTTCCTTGCCGTTCCTTTTAATTCCATCGGAGCTCCCGCTAAAGAGAAAATACTGACAAGGACCAGAGCTGTTCTTCAAAAAATGGACATAGCTTCTAACGGAGGCAGAACAAGACTGGAAGACTTAATCTTTGATACTAGAAGGGCATAT GCAAAGGAATTTTTTGGAGATCCTCTTGAGTTCAGACAAGTTGAAATACGTGGACTGGAACGGTTGGGCCAAGACATGACG ATAAAAACCTTTGTAAAGAAAGCATACAAACAGCTTTCTATATTCTACGCTGTCCTTCAAGACATATTGGATCATTGGCCTCATGGTTTCGAAAGAAGCGGCAGTAAACTACTTTTGCAAAAGATTTCAGATATAAAGAAAAAGATTGGAGAGCTTAAAGACGATGCGAGGAAACCAGTC CTTTGGTTTAGTGCACGTGACTCCGCAGCCGGTAGTGTCTTCCCATCAACCAACATTTCACAGCCAATTGAAGTGTGGAACCAGTCTGCGTATCGACAGAAGAAGTGGATATTGGGAGTTCTTGGAGAAGTTGAGACAAGCATGCGCTACTTACTGACTGAGattacaaatttttcaagagcAAAAAACCGACGATAA